In Salinigranum rubrum, one genomic interval encodes:
- a CDS encoding ABC transporter ATP-binding protein, producing MALVKCENLTKAFSTPNGEEIAVDGIDLTIDDNSFATILGPSGCGKTTLLRLIAGLETPTSGEIYYDSVRVTDKRPQDRNISMVFQQVALFPFYTIRENIQYGLKYVSDLSSAEQNEKVEEMAKILDIHELLDKKPGQLSGGQRQRAALGRALVREPDVFLLDEPMSDLDEKLKVAMRSELKKIHQQFPITKGYVTHDQEEALTLSDEIILMNDGKVVQQSSPGEIYQEPNNVFVAQFIGNHEINLIDGTPENGQISTPAFDIDVPEQLAQSIASEATDGVTLGIRPLDVQVVDDPSDALFTVTMQFFEHMGDSLLVHAETPSLSDIVRFTIPEVAEPMDGEQYHLTFELDDVFVFDQQSGEAITHSLAEPPAQEML from the coding sequence ATGGCCCTAGTTAAATGTGAGAACCTCACAAAGGCATTCTCCACTCCGAACGGGGAAGAGATCGCTGTCGACGGGATTGATCTGACGATTGATGACAACTCCTTCGCGACCATTCTCGGTCCTAGCGGCTGTGGGAAGACGACACTCCTTCGGCTGATTGCAGGGCTCGAAACCCCGACCAGTGGTGAGATTTACTACGATAGCGTCCGGGTGACCGACAAACGCCCACAGGACCGTAACATCTCGATGGTCTTCCAGCAAGTCGCTCTCTTTCCGTTCTACACTATCCGGGAGAATATTCAGTATGGACTGAAATATGTCTCGGATCTGTCGAGCGCCGAGCAAAACGAGAAAGTCGAGGAGATGGCGAAGATACTCGATATTCATGAATTACTGGACAAGAAGCCTGGCCAACTGTCTGGTGGGCAGCGCCAACGTGCCGCGCTGGGTCGTGCACTCGTTCGCGAACCCGATGTCTTCCTCCTAGACGAACCAATGAGCGACTTAGACGAAAAACTGAAAGTAGCGATGCGATCCGAGCTGAAGAAGATCCACCAGCAGTTCCCGATCACGAAGGGATACGTAACTCATGATCAAGAGGAAGCACTGACGCTCTCTGATGAGATCATCCTGATGAATGACGGAAAAGTCGTCCAGCAATCCTCACCGGGCGAAATTTATCAGGAACCCAACAACGTATTCGTCGCTCAGTTCATTGGCAACCACGAGATCAACCTCATAGACGGCACGCCCGAGAACGGGCAGATATCGACTCCCGCGTTCGATATCGACGTTCCGGAGCAACTCGCTCAGTCAATCGCGTCTGAGGCCACCGACGGCGTGACCCTCGGCATCCGACCACTGGACGTGCAGGTGGTTGACGACCCCTCTGACGCCCTGTTCACTGTGACGATGCAGTTCTTTGAACACATGGGCGACTCGCTACTGGTTCACGCCGAGACCCCTTCGCTTTCCGACATCGTTCGGTTTACCATTCCTGAAGTGGCCGAGCCGATGGATGGAGAGCAGTATCATCTGACGTTCGAACTGGACGACGTGTTCGTCTTCGACCAGCAAAGTGGCGAGGCGATCACTCACTCCCTTGCAGAGCCGCCCGCCCAGGAGATGCTGTAG
- a CDS encoding HalOD1 output domain-containing protein, whose protein sequence is MTQLPPLYEAIDPDALVALVDSVETDTESPRPDLAILDSNALLIRTELLT, encoded by the coding sequence GTGACGCAACTACCACCGCTGTACGAAGCGATCGATCCCGACGCGCTCGTCGCACTGGTTGATTCCGTTGAAACAGACACTGAGAGTCCTCGACCCGACTTAGCTATTCTGGACAGCAATGCGTTGTTGATTCGGACGGAGCTCTTAACGTAG